The following are encoded together in the Daucus carota subsp. sativus chromosome 5, DH1 v3.0, whole genome shotgun sequence genome:
- the LOC108221084 gene encoding uncharacterized protein LOC108221084 has translation MECLRKAIEAKETAEKKMLIDDFQGGRISAMEANKLFPQLQNISQILAVCDVHCAAQKIVFGSEKDWYEILQVERLSDDATIKKQYRKLALLLHPDKNKFPGAEAAFKLIGEANMVLSDKVRRASFDIKHRAYKTAPLPKAPPRQRKTNAVVKKAEVKNMKPDASDYQFNKNYSTQSTIPKMFSNLGTFFCHLCKRQYPIKPLNRVSSCPNCFKENVFNRQGAAPESKQDNFRPQGGNAVPQRTQVPVQGFRVGVQYTGRFPSSELRSEVNPGRKFGSEHVKQTGCTIEVGGQGTKFTNTNMGCEANFVPCFGAEQMKHTAGTNKINGSVKSKAEDVSSKANMSNAESAKAKVSSISKDKSRKRRKSEADITDNYENRSSIREELTSKERRGNPTASCNIEESINSTRKSSRQRKDVSYNESIDDDDDFMSPYNKISEDDKVKAAHAAVPPAVVDEYPDPEFSDFDKIRNQNSVTVNQIWACYDTVDGMPRFYAKIKKVDLLKSKLRIAWLEADPEKQEEIDWVNEELPVSCGKFMCVYPEETLDYHTLSHLVGFEKGNNKHSYIVYPKKGETWALFTNWDIGWSSEPDKHRENKMEIVEILSDFCLNSGIIVGYLGKVKGFVSVYQRKSEGAASVLIPSSEMLRFSHQIPSFRMTGSEGVGVPQGSFELDPAALPVDPKGV, from the coding sequence ATGGAATGTTTACGAAAGGCCATTGAGGCCAAAGAAACAGCAGAAAAGAAGATGTTAATTGATGACTTTCAAGGGGGTCGGATTAGTGCAATGGAGGCAAACAAACTTTTCCCTCAACTACAAAATATTTCTCAGATCTTAGCAGTTTGTGATGTTCATTGTGCTGCACAGAAGATAGTATTTGGGTCAGAAAAGGACTGGTATGAAATCCTTCAAGTTGAAAGACTATCTGATGATGCTACCATTAAGAAGCAATACAGGAAACTAGCTCTGTTACTTCATCCGGATAAGAATAAGTTTCCAGGTGCAGAAGCTGCTTTTAAGCTGATTGGTGAAGCAAACATGGTGCTCTCTGACAAAGTAAGAAGAGCTTCCTTCGATATCAAACATAGAGCCTATAAGACTGCTCCTCTGCCCAAGGCACCACCTCGACAAAGGAAAACAAATGCTGTTGTCAAGAAAGCAGAAGTTAAAAACATGAAGCCAGATGCCTCTGATTATCAATTTAATAAGAATTATTCAACACAATCAACAATCCCTAAGATGTTTTCCAATCTAGGAACATTCTTTTGCCATCTCTGCAAGCGTCAGTATCCAATAAAGCCTCTAAACAGGGTCTCTTCCTGTCCTAATTGCTTCAAGGAAAATGTTTTTAATCGCCAAGGTGCAGCGCCAGAATCTAAGCAGGATAATTTTAGGCCTCAAGGTGGCAATGCAGTTCCTCAGCGAACACAGGTTCCAGTACAGGGCTTTAGAGTTGGTGTACAATATACAGGAAGGTTTCCTAGTTCAGAATTGCGATCTGAAGTGAATCCTGGAAGGAAGTTTGGGTCTGAACATGTGAAACAAACTGGATGTACTATCGAAGTTGGTGGACAGGGTACAAAGTTTACTAATACCAATATGGGTTGTGAAGCAAATTTCGTTCCATGTTTTGGTGCAGAACAGATGAAACATACTGCTGGCACTAATAAAATTAATGGCTCTGTCAAGAGCAAAGCTGAAGATGTTAGTTCAAAGGCAAATATGTCCAATGCTGAGTCAGCAAAGGCTAAGgtatcaagtatttcaaaagACAAAAGCAGGAAAAGGAGGAAATCAGAAGCAGACATCACTGACAACTATGAGAACAGAAGTTCTATAAGAGAAGAGTTAACTTCTAAAGAAAGAAGGGGAAATCCCACTGCAAGTTGTAATATAGAAGAGAGTATCAACTCTACCAGAAAATCATCTCGACAAAGAAAGGATGTATCTTACAATGAAAGTATCGACGATGACGACGACTTCATGAGTCCTTACAATAAAATTTCAGAGGATGACAAAGTCAAAGCTGCTCATGCAGCAGTTCCTCCTGCAGTTGTAGATGAGTATCCTGATCCAGAGTTCAGTGATTTTGACAAGATTAGAAACCAAAATTCTGTTACTGTTAATCAAATCTGGGCTTGTTACGATACAGTTGATGGCATGCCAAGGTTCTATGCCAAAATTAAGAAGGTTGATTTGCTTAAATCTAAGTTGCGTATTGCTTGGCTAGAGGCTGATCCTGAGAAGCAAGAGGAGATTGATTGGGTAAATGAGGAGTTACCTGTAAGTTGTGGTAAATTTATGTGTGTATACCCCGAAGAAACTTTAGATTATCATACATTGTCTCATCTAGTTGGTTTTGAAAAGGGAAACAACAAACATAGCTATATTGTATATCCCAAAAAGGGGGAGACCTGGGCCCTGTTCACAAACTGGGACATTGGATGGAGTTCAGAACCTGATAAACATAGAGAAAACAAAATGGAGATTGTGGAGATTCTTTCTGATTTTTGCCTTAATTCTGGGATTATAGTTGGATATTTAGGAAAAGTCAAAGGGTTTGTAAGTGTTTATCAGAGAAAAAGTGAAGGAGCTGCTTCAGTTTTAATTCCATCCAGTGAAATGCTTAGATTTTCACACCAAATTCCTTCATTTCGTATGACTGGTTCTGAAGGAGTAGGTGTCCCCCAGGGTTCTTTTGAACTAGATCCTGCAGCTCTACCCGTGGATCCAAAAGGTGTATAA
- the LOC108219953 gene encoding 4,5-DOPA dioxygenase extradiol: MGSTGGVMKETLFISHGSPTLSIDDSLPARHFLKSFTQKVSLSQRPTSILVISAHWETDTPAVNVISGANDTIYDFYGFPKPMYQIKYPAPGAPKLARRVQELLQGSGFGKVYEDKKRGLDHGAWVPLMLMYPEADIPVCQLSIQTHKDTYHHYNMGKALAPLKEEGVLIIGSGSATHNFSDMRETKAVAPWAKDFDTWLKDALLAGRYEDVNNYLEKTPYGKRAHPHPDHFYPLHVAMGASGESSKAELLHESWSLHALSYSSYKFTSK, from the exons ATGGGTTCAACAGGAGGAGTCATGAAGGAGACATTGTTCATATCTCATGGATCACCCACCCTCTCAATAGATGATAGTCTGCCAGCCAGACATTTCTTGAAATCTTTTACACAAAAAGTGTCCTTGTCTCAGAGACCAACTTCAATTCTGGTCATTTCTGCTCACTGGGAAACAGATACCCCGGCTGTTAATGTCATTTCTGGTGCTAATGATACCATCTATGACTTCTATGGCTTTCCCAAACCCATGTATCAG ATCAAGTATCCGGCTCCGGGAGCTCCAAAATTGGCAAGGAGGGTTCAGGAGCTTCTCCAAGGATCAGGATTTGGGAAGGTTTATGAGGACAAGAAGAGGGGTCTTGACCATGGTGCATGGGTCCCACTCATGCTCATGTACCCTGAAGCTGATATTCCTGTGTGTCAGCTCTCCATTCAGACACACAAGGATACATATCATCATTATAATATGGGGAAAGCTTTGGCCCCTTTGAAGGAGGAAGGCGTGCTTATTATTGGTTCCggatctgcaactcataattttaGTGATATGCGGGAGACCAAAGCTGTTGCTCCTTGGGCTAAAGACTTTGATACCTGGCTCAAAGATGCTCTTCTTGCCGGAAG GTATGAAGATGTAAACAATTATTTGGAGAAGACGCCCTACGGAAAACGAGCTCATCCACACCCTGACCACTTCTATCCATTACACGTAGCTATGGGTGCTTCTGGTGAAAGTTCAAAGGCTGAACTTCTCCATGAGAGCTGGAGTCTTCATGCCCTTTCATATTCCTCCTACAAGTTCACTTCGAAATAA
- the LOC135152727 gene encoding uncharacterized protein LOC135152727, translating into MVFSSPKIVPFLFCGLIWGSFCSASRAMFNATEDGIQNTPATQATMLANSEVGNGAYSCGGGGSCPGGGGGGGGGGGGGGGGGGGSGGGGGGGGGGGGGCGGGGGGGGGCGGGGCISGGSSSCNIGGGGGCSDCYPQPQIMPPSCTPQCQVPTPPCQVQTPSCQMPTPPYQMPCTPQCPNVSPGQPQCSPQCPQPMPMQMPMPMPTPCNSCNQQQPNCPYNNRGNGGYMGTGSTGTTSEVTNHQDNKHKTKKQDP; encoded by the coding sequence ATGGTCTTTTCATCTCCAAAAATTGTTCCATTTCTGTTCTGCGGTTTGATATGGGGAAGTTTTTGCTCTGCCAGTAGAGCCATGTTCAATGCCACTGAAGATGGCATCCAAAACACTCCGGCAACTCAGGCAACCATGTTGGCGAATAGTGAGGTTGGTAATGGTGCTTACAGTTGTGGTGGCGGAGGATCGTGTCCAGGtggtggaggtggtggaggcggtggaggtggtggcggcggcggcggcggcggaggtagtggtggtggtggtggcggcggcggaggtggtggtggcggCTGTGGAGggggaggtggtggtggtggcggcTGTGGCGGGGGAGGTTGCATATCCGGTGGTAGCTCGAGTTGTAACATCGGTGGTGGAGGCGGTTGCTCTGACTGTTACCCTCAACCCCAGATAATGCCACCTAGTTGCACTCCACAATGCCAAGTGCCAACGCCGCCATGCCAAGTACAAACACCGTCATGCCAAATGCCAACGCCGCCATACCAAATGCCATGCACTCCGCAATGCCCAAATGTGTCTCCTGGACAACCACAATGCAGTCCGCAATGCCCACAACCAATGCCGATGCAAATGCCGATGCCAATGCCAACACCCTGCAATTCTTGTAATCAACAACAGCCAAACTGTCCGTATAATAATCGCGGAAATGGCGGATACATGGGAACTGGATCCACTGGGACTACAAGTGAGGTTACAAATCATCAAGATAACAAACACAAAACGAAGAAACAAGATCCGTGA
- the LOC108223232 gene encoding chloride channel protein CLC-c, protein MEEGKSWESDDDQVSDVENDAAASFGVNGVDRYWSDMSERNMSYREPLIKRRMNTTSQIAIVGVNVSPIESLDYEIIENELFKQDWRSRKKIQIFQYISLKWAFALLIGVGTGLVGFFNNIAVENLAGYKLLLTTDLMSEQKYYKAFLAYAGCNVVLATAAAVLCAYIAPAAAGSGIPEVKAYLNGIDANSILAPRTLFVKIFGSIFGVSAGFVVGKEGPMVHTGACIASLLGQGGSKKYHLTWNWLRYFKNDRDRRDLITCGAAAGVAAAFRAPVGGVLFALEEAASWWRSALLWRTFFTTAVVAIVLRAFIEYCGTGKCGLFGQGGLIMFDVSSATASYTVPDILAVLFLGVIGGIFGSIYNYLVDKVLRTYSIINEKGAIFKVILVIAISLLTSCCAYGLPWLAHCIPCPEHLKVSCPTVDGSGNFKRFHCPPGHYNDLASLFLNTNDDCIRNLFSTSTEKEFHISSLFIFLVAIYFLGIITYGIAIPSGLFIPVILAGSSYGRLVGRLFAPFSKLDMGLFSLLGAASFLGGTMRMTVSLCVILLELTNDILLLPLVMLVLLISKSVADTFNKGVYDQILKLKGLPYLESHAEPYMRNLVARDVVSGPLITFSGIETVGAILHALRTTGHNGFPVIDEPPLTDVPELCGVVLRSHLLVFLKEKYFSGVKVLSGKEILQRFDASDFAKAGSGKGLTLEDLDIKEEELEMFVDLHPITNTSPFTVVETMSLAKAAILFRQLGLRHMCVVPKAQGRPPIVGILTRHDFMPEHVLGLYPRLNPHK, encoded by the exons atggaggaaggaaaAAGTTGGGAATCAGATGATGATCAGGTCAGCGATGTTGAGAATGACGCGGCTGCATCTTTTGGTGTTAATGGTGTTGATAGGTATTGGTCAGACATGTCAGAAAGAAATATGTCGTACAGGGAACCACTTATAAAAAGGAGGATGAACACCACCTCCCAGATTGCCATTGTTGGTGTGAATGTTAGCCCCATTGAAAGCCTGGATTATGA GATTATTGAAAATGAACTATTTAAACAAGACTGGCGGTCGAGGAAAAAgatccagatatttcagtatatttCTCTGAAATGGGCATTTGCCCTCCTCATCGGTGTTGGAACTGGACTTGTTGGATTTTTTAATAACATTGCTGTTGAGAACTTAGCGGGATACAAGTTGTTGCTGACCACAGACCTCATGTCTGAACAAAA ATATTACAAAGCATTTTTAGCATATGCTGGTTGCAATGTAGTATTGGCAACTGCTGCAGCTGTCCTTTGTGCGTATATTGCTCCAGCAGCAGCAGGGTCTGGCATTCCTGAGGTGAAGGCATATCTTAATGGAATTGATGCTAATTCTATATTAGCCCCACGTACACTATTCGTAAAG ATATTTGGTTCCATTTTTGGTGTTTCTGCTGGATTTGTGGTGGGTAAAGAAGGGCCCATGGTACACACAGGTGCCTGTATAGCTTCATTGCTTGGACAGGGAGGAAGTAAAAAATATCACCTGACATGGAATTGGCTTAGATACTTCAAAAATGATAGAGACCGGCGAGACTTAATTACCTGTGGTGCTGCTGCTGGTGTAGCTGCAGCTTTTCGGGCTCCAGTTGGTGGGGTCCTGTTTGCTCTTGAAGAAGCAGCTTCATG GTGGCGAAGTGCTCTTCTCTGGAGAACCTTCTTCACAACAGCTGTAGTTGCTATAGTATTGAGAGCTTTCATTGAATACTGTGGGACTGGAAAGTGCGGGCTATTCGGGCAAGGTGGTCTTATAATGTTTGATGTCAGTTCAGCAACTGCATCATATACAGTTCCAGATATACTAGCAGTACTGTTCCTTGGTGTTATTGGAGGTATTTTCGGAAGCATATACAATTATCTGGTGGACAAGGTTCTCCGGACGTATAGCATCATTAATGA GAAAGGTGCTATTTTTAAAGTAATACTGGTGATCGCTATCTCTCTGCTGACATCGTGTTGTGCTTACGGGCTCCCATGGCTAGCACATTGTATTCCTTGCCCCGAACATTTAAAAGTAAGCTGCCCAACAGTTGATGGATCTGGTAATTTCAAACGCTTCCACTGCCCACCGGGTCACTACAATGACCTTGCCTCGCTCTTCCTGAACACTAATGATGATTGTATTCGCAACCTTTTCAGCACCAGCACTGAAAAAGAGTTTCATATAAGCAGTCTCTTCATATTCCTTGTTGCTATTTATTTTCTAGGAATTATTACTTATGGAATTGCTATTCCATCTGGGCTCTTCATCCCAGTGATATTAGCTGGATCTTCGTATGGTCGTCTTGTTGGAAGACTCTTTGCACCCTTCTCTAAACTTGACATGGGACTGTTTTCCCTCCTAGGAGCAGCCTCCTTCCTCGGTGGTACTATGAGAATGACAGTTTCCCTTTGTGTTATACTTCTTGAACTAACCAATGATATACTATTGCTCCCTCTTGTAATGTTGGTCCTGTTGATTTCCAAATCTGTGGCTGATACCTTCAACAAGGGTGTCTATGatcaaatattaaaactaaaaggCTTGCCTTATCTGGAGTCACATGCAGAACCTTACATGAGGAATTTGGTTGCCCGCGATGTTGTTTCTGGGCCTTTGATTACATTTTCTGGCATAGAGACAGTTGGAGCCATTTTACATGCCCTTAGGACAACAGGGCACAATGGGTTTCCTGTGATAGACGAACCACCATTGACCGATGTTCCAGAATTGTGTGGGGTTGTTCTGAGGTCTCATTTGCTTGTATTTCTCAAGGAGAAATATTTCTCCGGTGTCAAGGTGCTTAGCGGGAAAGAAATTTTGCAAAGGTTTGATGCATCTGATTTTGCCAAGGCTGGATCAGGAAAAGGTCTTACACTTGAGGATCTAGATATTAAAGAGGAAGAACTGGAAATGTTTGTCGATCTTCATCCTATTACAAATACTTCCCCTTTTACAGTGGTAGAGACAATGTCACTGGCTAAAGCTGCAATTCTCTTTCGCCAACTTGGACTCAGGCATATGTGTGTTGTACCAAAAGCTCAAGGG AGGCCCCCTATAGTTGGAATCTTGACACGCCATGACTTCATGCCAGAGCACGTATTAGGACTTTATCCTCGACTGAATCCTCACAAGTAG